In Heptranchias perlo isolate sHepPer1 chromosome 16, sHepPer1.hap1, whole genome shotgun sequence, one genomic interval encodes:
- the dpep1 gene encoding dipeptidase 1 isoform X2: MDQYRQRAEELMKQTSLIDGHNDLPWQLLLRYNNQLSKVDLNNLNGTHTNIHKLRTGLVGGQFWVAYTPCATQYKDAVRQTLEQIDVIHRMCQEYPETFQFVRSSSEITSAFKNGKVASLIGVEGGHSIDSNMATLRLFYQLGVRYMTLTHSCNTPWADNWLVDTGADPVESNGLSEYGKKIILEMNRLGMIIDLAHTSVKTMNDALQISKAPVIFSHSSAYTLCNNKRNVPDEVLKKVSEKKGIVMVNFYNEYVTCNPAANLSNVADHFDYIKKIAGYQAVGFGGDYDGVTSVPTGLDDVSFYPDLVAELLRRNWTDVEVKAALGENFLRVFKQVELVKSNSPGDDEPIPYEQIQNPCRTGYGYQNQGNTGTSLVLLPAAVTLLYPIHYLLV, from the exons ACATAATGATCTCCCCTGGCAACTTCTGCTTCGTTACAACAACCAACTGAGCAAGGTCGATCTGAACAATCTGAATGGAACCCACACCAACATCCATAAGCTGCGGACTGGTCTTGTAGGAGGACAG TTTTGGGTAGCATATACACCTTGTGCCACCCAGTACAAGGATGCTGTGAGACAGACCCTGGAGCAAATTGATGTCATACACAGAATGTGTCAGGAGTACCCTGAAACTTTTCAGTTTGTAAGATCAAGCAGTG AGATAACATCAGCTTTCAAAAATGGTAAAGTGGCCAGTTTAATTGGTGTGGAGGGCGGACACTCCATAGACAGCAACATGGCTACACTACGCCTCTTTTATCAGCTGGGCGTGCGGTACATGACCCTCACACATAGCTGTAACACACCATG GgcggataactggcttgtggacACTGGAGCTGACCCAGTTGAGAGTAATGGACTGTCAGAGTATGGAAAG AAAATCATCCTAGAGATGAACCGCCTGGGAATGATCATTGATTTAGCACATACTTCTGTCAAGACAATGAATGATGCACTGCAGATTTCAAAGGCTCCCGTCATATTTAGCCACTCATCTGCCTACACCCTATGCAACAATAAGCGCAATGTGCCAGATGAAGTTCTGAAGAAAGTG AGTGAGAAGAAAGGTATTGTGATGGTGAACTTCTACAATGAGTATGTTACCTGCAATCCAGCAGCTAATCTTTCAAATGTGGCAG ATCATTTTGACTACATCAAAAAGATTGCTGGTTACCAGGCTGTAGGGTTTGGTGGAGATTATGATGGCGTCACCAG CGTACCTACAGGTTTGGACGATGTGTCCTTCTATCCAGATTTAGTAGCTGAACTACTGAGGAGAAACTGGACTGACGTGGAGGTGAAAGCAGCTCTTGGAGAGAACTTTCTACGAGTCTTTAAGCAAGTTGAACTG GTTAAATCCAACTCTCCTGGAGATGATGAGCCCATTCCTTATGAACAGATTCAGAATCCATGCAGAACTGGCTATGGCTATCAGAATCAGGGCAATACTGGAACATCACTGGTGCTATTGCCTGCGGCTGTCACATTACTTTACCCAATACACTATTTATTAGTGTAA
- the dpep1 gene encoding dipeptidase 1 isoform X1, translating into MWIFLFLLCVYTLCSADQYRQRAEELMKQTSLIDGHNDLPWQLLLRYNNQLSKVDLNNLNGTHTNIHKLRTGLVGGQFWVAYTPCATQYKDAVRQTLEQIDVIHRMCQEYPETFQFVRSSSEITSAFKNGKVASLIGVEGGHSIDSNMATLRLFYQLGVRYMTLTHSCNTPWADNWLVDTGADPVESNGLSEYGKKIILEMNRLGMIIDLAHTSVKTMNDALQISKAPVIFSHSSAYTLCNNKRNVPDEVLKKVSEKKGIVMVNFYNEYVTCNPAANLSNVADHFDYIKKIAGYQAVGFGGDYDGVTSVPTGLDDVSFYPDLVAELLRRNWTDVEVKAALGENFLRVFKQVELVKSNSPGDDEPIPYEQIQNPCRTGYGYQNQGNTGTSLVLLPAAVTLLYPIHYLLV; encoded by the exons ACATAATGATCTCCCCTGGCAACTTCTGCTTCGTTACAACAACCAACTGAGCAAGGTCGATCTGAACAATCTGAATGGAACCCACACCAACATCCATAAGCTGCGGACTGGTCTTGTAGGAGGACAG TTTTGGGTAGCATATACACCTTGTGCCACCCAGTACAAGGATGCTGTGAGACAGACCCTGGAGCAAATTGATGTCATACACAGAATGTGTCAGGAGTACCCTGAAACTTTTCAGTTTGTAAGATCAAGCAGTG AGATAACATCAGCTTTCAAAAATGGTAAAGTGGCCAGTTTAATTGGTGTGGAGGGCGGACACTCCATAGACAGCAACATGGCTACACTACGCCTCTTTTATCAGCTGGGCGTGCGGTACATGACCCTCACACATAGCTGTAACACACCATG GgcggataactggcttgtggacACTGGAGCTGACCCAGTTGAGAGTAATGGACTGTCAGAGTATGGAAAG AAAATCATCCTAGAGATGAACCGCCTGGGAATGATCATTGATTTAGCACATACTTCTGTCAAGACAATGAATGATGCACTGCAGATTTCAAAGGCTCCCGTCATATTTAGCCACTCATCTGCCTACACCCTATGCAACAATAAGCGCAATGTGCCAGATGAAGTTCTGAAGAAAGTG AGTGAGAAGAAAGGTATTGTGATGGTGAACTTCTACAATGAGTATGTTACCTGCAATCCAGCAGCTAATCTTTCAAATGTGGCAG ATCATTTTGACTACATCAAAAAGATTGCTGGTTACCAGGCTGTAGGGTTTGGTGGAGATTATGATGGCGTCACCAG CGTACCTACAGGTTTGGACGATGTGTCCTTCTATCCAGATTTAGTAGCTGAACTACTGAGGAGAAACTGGACTGACGTGGAGGTGAAAGCAGCTCTTGGAGAGAACTTTCTACGAGTCTTTAAGCAAGTTGAACTG GTTAAATCCAACTCTCCTGGAGATGATGAGCCCATTCCTTATGAACAGATTCAGAATCCATGCAGAACTGGCTATGGCTATCAGAATCAGGGCAATACTGGAACATCACTGGTGCTATTGCCTGCGGCTGTCACATTACTTTACCCAATACACTATTTATTAGTGTAA